The following proteins come from a genomic window of Achromobacter deleyi:
- the metC gene encoding cystathionine beta-lyase: MATKHIDTVLQHAGTAPFNPETGTAPVPLPPMRASTVRFENLAALEKAQRTKAAGGRATTYGRMGMDTHAALEQVFAQLEGGTHAYLAPSGLSAMTMVMLALCSAGDHALISDCVYGPMRELDDAVLKRMNISITYFAAGEDLDALVQPNTRLLYVESPGSLLFEMLDMGAMAAIAQRHGLVLATDNTWGSGYIYRPLTLGAQVSVIAGTKYVGGHSDLMLGAVVTNDEAIARKLNRTQYAMGYSISADDAWLALRGVRTMPIRMAQHARHALQVCEFFKGRAETVRLFHPAWPQDPGHALWQRDCTGSNGMLSVELRLSPAAARVFVDELELFGIGFSWGGYESLVQLVSPRDLSHHRYWGEGQNALVRLHIGLESPQDIIADLTQALEKAAAVKG, translated from the coding sequence ATGGCTACCAAACACATCGATACGGTTTTGCAGCACGCGGGCACCGCCCCGTTCAACCCCGAGACGGGCACGGCGCCGGTGCCGCTGCCGCCGATGCGGGCCAGCACGGTGCGCTTCGAGAACCTGGCGGCGCTGGAAAAAGCCCAGCGCACCAAGGCGGCCGGTGGCCGCGCCACCACCTATGGCCGCATGGGCATGGACACGCACGCGGCGCTGGAGCAGGTCTTCGCGCAGCTCGAGGGCGGCACCCATGCCTACCTGGCGCCGTCCGGCCTGTCGGCCATGACGATGGTGATGCTGGCGCTGTGCTCGGCCGGCGACCACGCCCTGATCTCCGATTGCGTCTACGGCCCGATGCGCGAGCTCGACGATGCCGTGCTCAAGCGCATGAACATCTCGATCACCTACTTCGCCGCCGGCGAGGACCTGGACGCGCTGGTGCAGCCCAACACCAGGCTGCTGTACGTGGAATCGCCCGGCTCGCTGCTGTTCGAGATGCTGGACATGGGCGCCATGGCCGCCATCGCGCAACGCCACGGCCTGGTGCTGGCCACCGACAACACCTGGGGCTCGGGCTACATCTATCGGCCGCTGACGCTGGGCGCGCAGGTGTCGGTGATCGCCGGCACCAAGTACGTGGGCGGCCATTCCGACCTGATGTTGGGCGCGGTGGTCACCAATGACGAAGCCATCGCCAGGAAACTGAACCGCACCCAGTACGCGATGGGTTATTCCATCAGCGCCGACGATGCCTGGCTGGCGCTGCGCGGCGTGCGCACCATGCCGATCCGCATGGCGCAACACGCCCGCCACGCGCTGCAAGTGTGCGAATTCTTCAAGGGCCGTGCCGAGACCGTGCGCCTGTTCCACCCCGCCTGGCCGCAGGATCCGGGCCATGCGCTGTGGCAGCGCGACTGCACCGGCTCCAACGGCATGCTGTCGGTCGAACTGCGCCTGTCGCCGGCCGCCGCGCGCGTGTTCGTGGACGAGCTGGAACTGTTCGGCATCGGCTTCTCGTGGGGCGGCTACGAAAGCCTGGTGCAGCTGGTGTCGCCCAGGGACCTGTCGCACCACCGCTATTGGGGCGAGGGCCAGAACGCACTGGTGCGCCTGCACATCGGCCTGGAGTCGCCGCAGGACATCATTGCCGACCTGACCCAGGCGCTGGAAAAGGCCGCTGCCGTCAAGGGCTGA
- the argS gene encoding arginine--tRNA ligase codes for MLPEQQKQLISLIQAAVAQSLPDARATVLLERPKVAAHGDVATNVAMQLAKPAKRNPRELAQAIVEALLAQPGARDLVESAEIAGPGFINLRVTAAARQAVITAVAEQGEAFGRSPRSGEKILVEFVSANPTGPLHVGHARQAALGDALCRLYDAIGWDVTREFYYNDAGNQIENLAISVQARARGLTTDSPEWPADGYKGDYIVDIARDFQAGKTLQASDGEPVTATGNIDSLDDIRAFAVAYLRREQDLDLQAFGLKFDNYYLESSLYTSGRVEATVKALVAGGHTYEEGGALWLRTTELGTGDDKDRVMRKSEGGYTYFVPDVAYHKAKWERGFHRAVNIQGSDHHGTVARVRAGLQALEEGIPKDYPSYVLHKMVKVMRGGQEVKISKRAGSYVTMRDLIDWVGRDAVRYFLIQRRADTEFVFDVDLALSKSDENPVYYIQYAHARICSVINNAAMPAADVAAADTSLLTAPSEFALMQRLAEFPHVVALAAQELAPHHIAFWLRDCASDFHAWYNAERVLVDDTALKLARLRLAATTRQVLANGMALMGVSAPERM; via the coding sequence ATGCTCCCCGAGCAACAAAAACAGCTTATTTCCCTGATCCAGGCCGCGGTTGCGCAGAGCCTGCCCGACGCCCGAGCCACCGTGCTGCTGGAGCGCCCCAAGGTCGCCGCCCACGGCGACGTCGCCACCAACGTGGCCATGCAGCTGGCCAAGCCGGCCAAGCGCAACCCGCGCGAACTGGCCCAGGCCATCGTCGAGGCGCTGCTGGCGCAGCCCGGCGCCCGCGATCTGGTGGAAAGCGCTGAAATCGCCGGTCCCGGCTTCATCAACCTGCGCGTCACCGCCGCCGCCCGCCAGGCCGTCATCACGGCCGTGGCCGAACAGGGCGAGGCCTTCGGCCGCTCGCCCCGCAGCGGCGAGAAGATCCTGGTGGAATTCGTGTCCGCCAACCCCACCGGCCCGCTGCACGTCGGCCACGCCCGCCAGGCCGCCCTGGGCGACGCCCTGTGCCGCCTGTACGACGCCATCGGCTGGGACGTGACCCGCGAGTTCTACTACAACGACGCCGGCAACCAGATCGAGAACCTGGCCATCAGCGTGCAGGCGCGCGCCCGCGGCTTGACGACCGACTCGCCCGAGTGGCCCGCCGACGGCTACAAGGGCGACTACATCGTCGACATCGCCCGCGACTTCCAGGCCGGCAAGACCCTGCAGGCCTCGGACGGCGAGCCCGTCACCGCCACCGGCAACATCGACAGCCTGGACGACATCCGCGCCTTCGCCGTGGCCTACCTGCGCCGCGAGCAAGACCTGGACCTGCAGGCGTTCGGACTGAAGTTCGACAACTACTACCTGGAAAGCTCGCTGTACACCTCGGGCCGGGTCGAGGCCACCGTCAAGGCGCTGGTCGCCGGCGGCCATACCTATGAAGAAGGCGGCGCGCTGTGGCTGCGCACCACCGAACTGGGCACGGGCGACGACAAAGACCGCGTCATGCGCAAGAGCGAGGGCGGCTACACCTATTTCGTGCCGGACGTGGCCTACCACAAGGCCAAGTGGGAACGCGGCTTCCACCGCGCCGTGAACATCCAGGGCAGCGACCACCACGGCACCGTGGCGCGCGTGCGCGCCGGCCTGCAGGCGCTGGAAGAAGGCATCCCCAAGGACTACCCGTCGTACGTGCTGCACAAGATGGTCAAGGTGATGCGCGGCGGCCAGGAGGTCAAGATCTCCAAGCGCGCCGGCAGCTACGTGACCATGCGCGACCTGATCGACTGGGTCGGCCGCGACGCCGTGCGCTACTTCCTGATCCAGCGCCGCGCCGACACCGAATTCGTGTTCGACGTCGACCTGGCGCTGTCCAAGAGCGACGAGAACCCGGTCTATTACATCCAGTACGCCCACGCGCGCATCTGCTCGGTCATCAACAACGCCGCCATGCCGGCGGCGGACGTGGCCGCGGCCGATACGTCCCTGTTGACCGCCCCGAGCGAATTCGCGCTGATGCAGCGCCTGGCCGAATTCCCCCACGTGGTGGCGCTGGCCGCCCAGGAACTGGCGCCGCACCACATCGCCTTCTGGCTGCGTGACTGCGCGTCGGACTTCCATGCCTGGTACAACGCCGAACGCGTGCTGGTCGACGACACCGCGCTCAAGCTGGCGCGCCTGCGCCTGGCCGCGACCACGCGCCAGGTGCTGGCCAACGGCATGGCGTTGATGGGCGTGTCCGCCCCCGAGCGGATGTAA
- a CDS encoding type III secretion system chaperone codes for MSQDRYLALLDAYARRRPAHADVARTQAVVIGGRAISLWFEPAGPDRPADDGRLLCRADVARFPAGVPVAVCRLLLRADNLWAGTHGATLGLRGDDTVMLSAARRIGSLTAATLDALLASLCVDAQTWAAQLTRPASPPATDAGAAMLHLRA; via the coding sequence ATGAGCCAGGATCGTTATCTCGCCCTGTTGGACGCCTACGCGCGCCGCCGTCCGGCCCATGCCGACGTGGCGCGGACACAGGCCGTCGTCATCGGCGGGCGCGCCATCAGCCTGTGGTTCGAGCCCGCCGGGCCCGACCGCCCTGCCGATGACGGCCGGCTGCTGTGCCGCGCCGACGTGGCGCGCTTTCCTGCCGGTGTCCCGGTGGCGGTCTGCCGGCTGCTGCTGCGGGCGGACAACCTGTGGGCCGGCACGCATGGCGCCACGCTGGGCCTGCGCGGCGACGACACCGTGATGCTCAGCGCGGCGCGGCGCATCGGTTCCCTGACCGCCGCCACGCTGGACGCCCTGCTGGCCAGTCTCTGCGTCGACGCCCAGACCTGGGCCGCGCAACTGACGCGGCCCGCGTCGCCGCCCGCCACGGACGCCGGCGCCGCCATGCTGCATCTGCGCGCCTGA
- a CDS encoding thiol:disulfide interchange protein DsbA/DsbL, producing MLSPKLIRILAAAALTATAFFSPVSHAQGAQAYVPINPPLPSDTPGKIEVLEFFAYTCPHCAAMEPMVEDWAKTKPDDVVLKQVPIAFNAGMKPLQQLYYTLLALDRPDLHAKVFTAIHGEHKRLIDKKAMGEWAAAQGVDRAKFDSVFDSFSVQTQVQRANQLAEAYRIDGTPSFAVGGKFMTSPVMAGNSYEGAIKEVNQLIPMARGK from the coding sequence ATGCTGTCCCCCAAGCTCATCCGCATTCTGGCAGCCGCCGCGCTGACCGCCACCGCGTTCTTCAGCCCGGTCAGCCACGCCCAGGGCGCCCAGGCCTACGTGCCGATCAATCCGCCGCTGCCGTCGGACACCCCGGGCAAGATCGAGGTCCTGGAATTCTTCGCCTACACCTGCCCCCACTGCGCCGCCATGGAACCCATGGTCGAGGACTGGGCCAAGACCAAGCCCGACGACGTCGTGCTCAAGCAGGTGCCGATCGCCTTCAACGCCGGCATGAAGCCGCTGCAACAGCTGTACTACACGCTGCTGGCCCTGGATCGCCCCGACCTGCACGCCAAGGTCTTCACCGCCATCCACGGCGAGCACAAGCGCCTGATCGACAAGAAGGCCATGGGCGAGTGGGCCGCCGCGCAAGGCGTGGACCGCGCCAAGTTCGATTCGGTGTTCGACTCGTTCAGCGTCCAGACCCAGGTGCAGCGCGCCAACCAGCTGGCCGAGGCCTACCGCATCGACGGCACGCCGTCGTTCGCCGTGGGCGGCAAGTTCATGACCTCGCCGGTCATGGCGGGCAACAGCTATGAAGGCGCCATCAAGGAAGTGAACCAGCTGATCCCGATGGCCCGCGGCAAGTAA
- a CDS encoding DUF1840 domain-containing protein → MLITFHSKVVAEVLMLTDHAGILLQAAGKSFGDKIPERGVFTADQLGPAIQGIERAIEESQGSHDEDEEDEDKAPVAPMARAVGLKERAFPLLDMMRQSQAAGAEVTWEVSRGW, encoded by the coding sequence ATGCTGATTACATTTCACTCCAAGGTCGTGGCCGAAGTCCTGATGCTGACCGACCACGCCGGCATCCTGCTGCAGGCGGCGGGCAAGTCCTTCGGCGACAAGATCCCCGAGCGCGGCGTTTTCACCGCCGACCAGCTCGGCCCGGCCATCCAGGGCATCGAGCGGGCCATCGAGGAGTCCCAGGGCAGCCACGACGAGGACGAGGAAGACGAGGACAAGGCGCCCGTGGCCCCCATGGCGCGCGCGGTCGGCCTGAAGGAACGCGCCTTCCCCTTGCTGGACATGATGCGCCAGTCGCAGGCCGCCGGCGCCGAGGTCACCTGGGAAGTCTCCCGCGGCTGGTAG
- a CDS encoding LysE family translocator yields the protein MLPLDSLIAFFGIAVLLALTPGPDNLFVLMQSAIWGRKAGLFVVLGLCTGLLGHTAAVALGLAAVFAASPVAFTVLKLAGAAYLAYLAWQILRAPVHAEDGERPAPMKTSALYRRGIVMNLTNPKVLLFFFAFLPQFTSPKLGSVGWQTVQLGAVFMLATLLVFGAIAFFSGAFGELLQRSVTAKRWLNRVAALVFVGLAVRLATATR from the coding sequence ATGCTGCCCCTCGATTCCCTGATCGCATTCTTCGGCATTGCCGTATTGCTGGCCTTGACGCCCGGGCCCGACAACCTGTTCGTGCTGATGCAGTCGGCCATCTGGGGCCGCAAGGCCGGGCTGTTCGTGGTGCTGGGACTGTGCACCGGGCTGCTGGGCCACACCGCCGCGGTGGCGCTGGGGCTGGCCGCCGTGTTCGCCGCTTCGCCGGTGGCCTTCACGGTGCTGAAGCTGGCGGGCGCGGCCTATCTGGCGTACCTGGCCTGGCAGATCCTGCGGGCGCCGGTGCATGCCGAGGACGGCGAAAGGCCAGCGCCGATGAAGACGTCCGCGCTGTATCGCCGCGGCATCGTCATGAACCTGACTAATCCCAAGGTGCTGCTGTTCTTCTTCGCCTTCCTGCCGCAGTTCACCTCGCCCAAGCTGGGTTCGGTGGGCTGGCAGACGGTACAGCTGGGCGCGGTGTTCATGCTGGCCACGCTGCTGGTGTTCGGCGCCATCGCCTTCTTCTCGGGCGCGTTCGGCGAACTGCTGCAGCGCTCGGTCACGGCCAAGCGCTGGCTCAACCGCGTCGCGGCGCTGGTGTTCGTGGGGCTGGCCGTGCGGCTGGCGACGGCCACGCGCTAG
- a CDS encoding type III secretion system chaperone — protein MSRYETLLEDYARLAGLSPVEDFLANQELVIADIVVGLSVEGDADAGDIAFFATLGRPAPQVARDRLLQLMLEANALWVGTGGCTLGLQAGTGVVVLCARAPLALCDAPALAAALDAFADVGLLWRDVVQGRVTPELPQLAA, from the coding sequence ATGTCCCGCTATGAAACGCTGCTCGAAGACTACGCGCGCCTCGCCGGCCTGTCGCCGGTCGAGGATTTCCTGGCCAACCAGGAACTGGTCATCGCCGACATCGTGGTCGGCCTGTCCGTCGAAGGCGATGCCGACGCCGGTGACATCGCCTTCTTCGCCACGCTGGGACGGCCGGCTCCGCAGGTCGCGCGCGACAGGCTGCTGCAGCTGATGCTCGAAGCCAACGCCCTGTGGGTGGGCACGGGCGGCTGCACGCTCGGCCTGCAGGCGGGCACCGGGGTCGTGGTGCTGTGCGCCCGTGCGCCGCTGGCCCTGTGCGACGCGCCGGCGCTGGCCGCCGCGCTGGATGCCTTTGCCGATGTCGGGCTGCTGTGGCGCGACGTGGTGCAGGGCCGCGTCACGCCTGAACTGCCGCAACTCGCCGCCTGA
- a CDS encoding nitroreductase gives MPAVPQAPAARPDAALEDWLRTRHSCRAFLPEPVPRATIERILTLAQRTASWCNCQPWQVTVASGDGARRLSQALVARAGQSGFTPDFPFPREYQGDYLARRRESGFQLYGAVGVARGDREAYRRQELRNFQLFDAPHVAVITTDEALGEYGAIDCGGYVANFLLAAQANGVATVAQASLAMYPEVLREILGIDADRRVVCAISFGYADAAHPANSYRTSRADLDAAVRWID, from the coding sequence ATGCCCGCCGTACCGCAAGCGCCCGCCGCGCGTCCCGATGCCGCGCTCGAAGACTGGCTGCGTACCCGCCACAGCTGCCGCGCCTTCCTGCCCGAGCCGGTGCCGCGCGCCACCATCGAACGCATCCTGACGCTGGCGCAGCGCACGGCGTCGTGGTGCAACTGCCAGCCGTGGCAGGTGACGGTGGCCTCGGGCGACGGCGCGCGGCGCCTGAGCCAGGCCCTGGTGGCACGCGCCGGGCAATCCGGCTTCACGCCCGATTTTCCGTTCCCGCGCGAGTACCAGGGCGACTACCTGGCGCGGCGCCGGGAGTCCGGCTTCCAGTTGTACGGCGCGGTGGGCGTGGCGCGCGGCGACCGCGAGGCCTACCGCCGCCAGGAGCTGCGCAACTTCCAGCTGTTCGACGCGCCGCACGTGGCCGTCATCACCACCGACGAGGCGCTGGGCGAATACGGCGCCATCGACTGCGGCGGCTATGTCGCCAATTTCCTGCTGGCGGCGCAGGCCAACGGCGTGGCCACGGTGGCCCAGGCCTCGCTGGCGATGTATCCCGAGGTGCTGCGCGAGATCCTGGGCATCGATGCCGACCGCCGCGTGGTCTGCGCGATCTCGTTCGGCTACGCGGATGCCGCGCATCCGGCCAACAGTTATCGCACCAGCCGCGCCGACTTGGATGCGGCGGTGCGCTGGATCGACTGA
- a CDS encoding SPOR domain-containing protein, giving the protein MATKRKPTRRSGESGSTLYGALAGLLLGLIVAAVVAFYVTKAPVPFVDRATRQGDAGKLPDPRQAPDPNAGLYGRDGAAGSSPTGPTATAPAPLPGAGTEPSRKPDDLGALIATLPTSNNTPAAAPAATPAPAPAASAPPTPIAKMAPSPAPAAKAPVASAAPTASASGSYYLQAGAFRGQDDAESLKARIILLGLPVAVQKAEVNGKPINRVRVGPFARLDDMNRARGRLGENKIETAVVRQ; this is encoded by the coding sequence ATGGCCACCAAGCGCAAACCCACCCGCCGGTCAGGCGAAAGCGGCAGCACCCTGTACGGGGCGCTCGCCGGTCTGCTCCTCGGATTGATCGTGGCCGCCGTCGTGGCGTTCTACGTCACCAAGGCGCCCGTGCCCTTCGTCGATCGCGCCACCCGCCAGGGCGACGCCGGCAAGCTGCCCGACCCGCGCCAGGCGCCGGACCCCAACGCCGGCCTGTATGGCCGCGACGGCGCCGCGGGTTCGTCGCCCACCGGCCCGACCGCCACGGCGCCGGCGCCGCTGCCGGGCGCCGGCACCGAGCCGTCGCGCAAGCCTGACGACCTGGGCGCGCTGATCGCCACCCTGCCGACCTCCAACAACACCCCCGCCGCCGCGCCGGCCGCGACCCCGGCGCCCGCGCCGGCCGCCAGCGCGCCGCCCACGCCCATCGCCAAGATGGCGCCGAGCCCGGCGCCCGCGGCCAAGGCGCCGGTCGCCAGCGCCGCCCCGACGGCGTCGGCCAGTGGCTCGTACTACCTGCAGGCCGGCGCCTTCCGCGGCCAGGACGACGCCGAGTCGCTCAAGGCCCGCATCATCCTGCTGGGCCTGCCGGTGGCGGTGCAGAAGGCCGAGGTCAACGGCAAGCCGATCAACCGCGTGCGCGTGGGTCCGTTCGCCCGCCTGGACGACATGAACCGCGCCCGTGGCCGCCTCGGCGAAAACAAGATTGAAACGGCGGTGGTGCGCCAGTAA
- a CDS encoding carbohydrate ABC transporter permease, with the protein MSRSLNALYGWLLLLPAIVLLAAFTHYPALATLWHSFYSTPKGARPARFVGLDNYAVMRDDPVFWQSLWNNLWFALGTIPTSIGIALVMALWVNRNLRGRGFLRMAYFTPTVLPMVAVANIWLFFYTPQYGLIAQVMQLFGSPGPNWLGNRETALPALMLVTVWKESGFFMIFYLAALQTVSPSLREAAMLEGASRWQYFRRVLWPLLMPTTLFVLINALINAFRLVDHVVVMTRGGPDNASTLLLYYIYQVGFSFWDTAYAATLTVVLLVVLALTALIKFRWLDRRTHYQ; encoded by the coding sequence ATGAGCCGCTCTTTGAATGCGCTTTATGGCTGGCTGCTGTTGCTGCCAGCCATCGTGCTGCTCGCCGCGTTCACGCATTACCCGGCGCTGGCGACGCTCTGGCACAGCTTCTATTCGACCCCGAAGGGCGCGCGCCCGGCCCGCTTCGTCGGGCTGGACAACTACGCCGTCATGCGCGACGACCCGGTGTTCTGGCAGTCACTGTGGAACAACCTGTGGTTCGCGCTGGGCACCATTCCGACCTCGATCGGCATCGCGCTGGTCATGGCGCTGTGGGTGAACCGCAACCTGCGCGGGCGCGGTTTCCTGCGCATGGCGTACTTCACGCCGACGGTGCTGCCGATGGTGGCGGTGGCCAATATCTGGCTGTTCTTCTACACCCCGCAGTACGGCCTGATCGCGCAGGTGATGCAGCTGTTCGGCTCGCCCGGCCCCAACTGGCTCGGCAACCGCGAAACCGCGCTGCCGGCGCTGATGCTGGTGACGGTGTGGAAGGAATCCGGCTTCTTCATGATCTTCTACCTGGCCGCGTTGCAGACGGTGTCGCCGTCGCTGCGCGAGGCGGCGATGCTGGAAGGGGCCTCGCGCTGGCAGTACTTCCGGCGCGTGCTGTGGCCGCTGCTGATGCCGACCACGCTGTTCGTGCTGATCAACGCGCTGATCAATGCCTTCCGGCTGGTGGACCACGTGGTGGTCATGACCCGCGGCGGGCCCGACAACGCCAGCACGCTGCTGCTGTACTACATCTACCAGGTGGGCTTCAGTTTCTGGGACACCGCCTACGCCGCGACGCTGACCGTCGTGCTGCTGGTGGTGCTGGCGCTGACGGCGCTGATCAAGTTCCGCTGGCTGGACCGCAGGACGCACTACCAATGA
- a CDS encoding ABC transporter substrate-binding protein — MRQQFLRRAALGACLALAGMTAHANDADGVKIGVLTDMAGVTADATGRGSVEAARLAIEELGGSVLGKPVSLVSGDHQHRPDIGSSMVRKWYDTDGVDVVVDVPNSSVALAVQGIAREKKKLVLFSSPGTTALTQAQCSPYGVQWTYTTYALSRGTATAVVKEGNKRWFILASDYAFGKQLAADTETVVKANGGEVVGTVFHPLNASDFASFLLQAQASKAQIIAVANAGGDTISAIKQAAEFGISSGGQKLAAMLLLLTDVHSLGLQAAQHTYLTVPSYWDMNDGTRAFSKKFEARLGRPPTFLQAGVYSSVRHYLRAVQAAGTTDSDAVMAKMKSMPIDDPFSLNAHIREDGLVVRDMMLAQVKSPDQSKAPWDYYNIVRTIPGDSLAWPLSESQCPLVKK, encoded by the coding sequence ATGAGACAGCAATTCCTGCGCCGCGCGGCGCTGGGCGCATGCCTGGCGCTGGCCGGCATGACCGCGCACGCCAATGACGCCGACGGCGTCAAGATCGGCGTCCTGACCGACATGGCGGGCGTCACCGCCGACGCCACCGGGCGCGGCTCGGTCGAGGCGGCCCGCCTGGCGATCGAGGAACTCGGCGGCAGCGTGCTCGGCAAGCCGGTGTCGCTGGTGTCCGGCGACCACCAGCACCGGCCCGACATCGGCAGCAGCATGGTGCGCAAGTGGTACGACACCGACGGCGTCGACGTGGTGGTGGACGTGCCCAATTCGTCGGTGGCGCTGGCGGTGCAGGGCATCGCGCGCGAAAAGAAAAAACTGGTGCTGTTCTCCAGCCCCGGCACCACCGCGCTGACGCAGGCGCAATGCTCGCCCTATGGCGTGCAGTGGACCTACACCACCTACGCGCTGTCGCGCGGCACGGCCACCGCCGTGGTCAAGGAAGGCAACAAGCGCTGGTTCATCCTGGCGTCCGACTACGCCTTCGGCAAGCAGCTGGCCGCCGATACCGAGACCGTGGTCAAGGCCAATGGCGGCGAGGTCGTGGGCACGGTGTTCCATCCGCTCAACGCCTCGGACTTCGCCTCGTTCCTGCTGCAGGCGCAGGCCTCCAAGGCGCAGATCATCGCCGTCGCCAATGCCGGCGGCGACACCATCTCGGCGATCAAGCAGGCGGCCGAATTCGGCATCTCCAGCGGCGGCCAGAAGCTGGCGGCGATGCTGTTGCTGCTGACCGACGTGCACAGCCTGGGCCTGCAGGCCGCGCAGCACACCTACCTGACGGTGCCGTCCTATTGGGACATGAACGACGGCACCCGCGCCTTCAGCAAGAAGTTCGAGGCCCGCCTGGGCCGCCCGCCCACCTTCCTGCAGGCCGGCGTCTACAGCTCGGTGCGCCATTACCTGCGCGCGGTGCAGGCGGCCGGCACGACCGATTCAGACGCGGTGATGGCGAAGATGAAGTCGATGCCGATCGACGACCCCTTCAGCCTGAACGCGCACATCCGCGAGGACGGCCTGGTGGTGCGCGACATGATGCTGGCGCAAGTGAAATCGCCCGACCAGTCCAAGGCGCCCTGGGACTACTACAACATCGTGCGCACCATTCCCGGCGACTCGCTCGCCTGGCCCCTGTCGGAAAGCCAATGTCCGCTGGTCAAGAAGTAG
- a CDS encoding type III secretion system chaperone yields MSEARYHAALADLAIHIGVDAPALADRQELVIDGAAIALAYVDDGLGGAMQGACRVGAQPLPAEPPAGLLPLLLQANTLGPATRGATLGLQQSGHLVLASRQPLDLPPERLAQAWRDLAEASSAWATAIDQGLGHPAGPR; encoded by the coding sequence ATGTCCGAAGCACGCTATCACGCCGCCCTGGCCGACCTCGCCATCCATATCGGCGTCGATGCGCCGGCGCTGGCCGACCGCCAGGAACTCGTCATCGACGGCGCCGCCATCGCCTTGGCGTATGTCGACGACGGCCTGGGCGGCGCCATGCAGGGCGCCTGCCGCGTCGGCGCGCAACCGCTGCCGGCCGAGCCGCCCGCGGGCCTGCTGCCGTTGCTATTGCAGGCCAACACCCTCGGTCCCGCCACCCGCGGCGCCACCCTCGGCCTGCAGCAATCGGGCCATCTGGTGCTGGCCAGCCGCCAGCCGCTGGATCTGCCGCCCGAGCGCCTGGCGCAAGCCTGGCGCGACCTGGCCGAGGCCTCGAGCGCCTGGGCAACCGCCATCGACCAAGGGCTGGGTCACCCCGCCGGTCCCCGCTGA
- a CDS encoding carbohydrate ABC transporter permease produces the protein MKDKLDTLGAWALGLLWILPLAYAVWAAFHPPAYATRFDLFAPLTLDNFARAWQAAPFPRYFANTFLLVTMVLAAQLVLSTLAGYAFARFEFRGRDFVFMLVLLQLMIMPDVLLVENYRSMSQLGIRDTVFAIGLPYFASAFGIFLLRQTFKTVPRELEEAARMEGANALQVLWKVYVPLAKPIYVAYGLVSVSHHWNNFLWPLIITNSVESRPLTVGLQVFSSTDQGIDWSVITAATLMSAAPLLIAFLLFQRQFVQSFMRAGIR, from the coding sequence ATGAAAGACAAGCTCGATACCCTGGGCGCGTGGGCGCTGGGCCTGCTGTGGATCCTGCCGCTGGCGTATGCCGTGTGGGCGGCGTTCCACCCGCCGGCCTACGCCACCCGCTTCGACCTGTTCGCGCCGCTCACGCTCGACAACTTCGCGCGCGCCTGGCAGGCCGCGCCGTTCCCCCGCTATTTCGCCAACACCTTCCTTTTGGTGACGATGGTGCTGGCGGCGCAGCTGGTGCTGTCGACGCTGGCCGGCTACGCCTTCGCGCGCTTCGAGTTCCGCGGCCGCGATTTCGTCTTCATGCTGGTGCTGCTGCAGCTGATGATCATGCCGGACGTGCTGCTGGTGGAGAACTACCGCTCCATGAGCCAGTTGGGCATCCGCGACACGGTGTTCGCCATCGGCCTGCCGTATTTCGCCTCGGCCTTCGGCATCTTCCTGCTGCGCCAGACCTTCAAGACCGTGCCGCGCGAGCTGGAAGAGGCCGCGCGCATGGAGGGCGCCAACGCCCTGCAGGTGCTGTGGAAGGTGTACGTGCCACTGGCCAAGCCGATCTACGTGGCCTACGGGCTGGTGTCGGTCAGCCACCACTGGAACAACTTCCTGTGGCCGCTGATCATCACCAACTCGGTGGAATCACGGCCGCTGACGGTCGGCCTGCAGGTGTTCTCGTCCACCGACCAGGGCATCGACTGGTCGGTGATCACCGCCGCCACGCTGATGTCGGCGGCGCCCCTGCTGATCGCCTTCCTGCTGTTCCAGCGCCAGTTCGTGCAGTCGTTCATGCGCGCCGGCATCCGCTGA